The nucleotide window CCCAGGGCGATCTCTGTCACCATGTCCGCCAGCTTCTTCTGCACCAGCTGGTTGCGTGCCAGCGGCCCCCCAAACTGGCTCCTGTGGCAGAGGGGGGCGGTGGGGCCAGGGGACAGGTGAGACCCCCCCGGGGCACCCCTCGGCCCCAGCGTTACCTGTCGAGGACGTACTGCCGCGCCGTCTCCAGGCAGGCCTCGGCAGCGCCCAGTGCGCCCCAGGCGATGCCGTAGCGAGCGTGGGTCAGGCAGCCGAAGGGGCCCTGGGGCGAGTGAGCGTCACCGGGGTCCCCATCCCATGGCAGGGCCCCCCCACACCCTCGCCATGCCCCCTCTTACCGCCAGGCCATCAGCGTGGGGCAGCAGGTTCTCCTCTGGCACCTCCACGTCATCCATCAAGATCATACCGGTGGCAGAGGCGCGGAGCGAGAACTTGCCCTCGATTTTGGGGGTGCTGAGGCCAGGCATGCCCCGCTCCAGCAGGAACCCCCGCACCCGCCCATCCTCCTCGCACACCGCCCACACCAGGCACAGGTCGGCCGCTGGCGCGTTGGTGATCCTGGGCaaggggggggtgtcagggggggCGTGTTGGGGGGTCCCCATCCCCCCATGGTTCAGGACTCACCAGGTCTTGGAGCCCCGCAGCGTGTAGGTCTTGGTGCTAGGGTTATAGCGTGCCCGCGTCTCCATGCGCCCCGGGTCGCTCCCGTGGTTGGGCTCTGTCAGCCCGAAGCACCCCAGCAACTCCCCCCGTGCTGGGGGAGGCGTCAGGGGGATCCCGGGACCCCCATGGCCCCCCATGGCCCCCCCTGCCCAGGTGGCTCCTGTGGCTGGGCTCTACCAGCAGCTCCCCGTGTGGTGGGGTGGTGTCAGGGGGACCCCCAGGAACCCCATAGccccccacctgccccacagacccccctTCTGCTCCACAGCCCCCCACCtgccccacaacccccccccttCTGCCCCAGTATCCCCCATCCCAGCCCAGTGTCCCCCCTCGCCTCATGTCCACCCCCAGTGCCGGTCTCACCCAGGGGGGGCAGGAAGCGGTCCCGCTGGGCAGGGGTCCCGTAGGCCAGGATAGGGTGCATGACAAGGGAGGACTGGACGCTCAGCACCGAGCGGTAGCTGCTGTCCACCCGCTCCAGCTCTCGCGCCACCAGCCCGTAGCCCACTGAGGTGGTGCCCGCACAGCCGTACCCTGGGGACAGCATCACCCCACGGAGAACCCCGGGCCCCCCCAGGCGTACCCTGGGGACAGCGTTGCCCCACAGAGACCCTTGGGCCCCCCCAACCCGAGGAATCCCAGCACGGCTCCCCCTGTCCCCTACggccctctgccccccccccaggaaccACCCTCTACCCCCATGTGAggaccctgcccccccccccccactgcaaGACACCCCCAAGGAGGACCACCGCTTTCCTCAGCCCCTCCAAACCCTCTTGTTGCCCCGGGGGAcaccccagcccctccccagggGTCTCAACACTCCCCCATGGCACCCTGGACCCCCCCAATAACACCCTAGTAACCCCAAGGGGGACCCCTGGCCCCCTACATCCACCCCTTGTAGCCCCCCAGCTCCCTTGCTGTCTCTACGGGGACCTGAACTCCCCCCTCAGTGACCCCACAGCTCCCCCAAAGTCTCCCCCAGAGGGTCCCGGTTCCCCCATCGCCCCTCACTCACCTTTGATGGTGGGGCCCAGCACACCCAGTGCCCCCATCTCGGACACGATCTCCCGGTCGAAGACTGGGGGGGGTGCACAGTGGGGCGTGAGGGTGGCTGAGATGGggtgggggcagtggggctggagggtCCCCACACCCCTGCTCCCACCCTTGGCCCTGCAGGGAGGGTGctcgggggggtggggtggggtagCAGGGACATGTtagggggtgctggggaggatTAGAGGGTATTAGGGGGTGCCGGGGAGAGCAAGGGTATATCTCGGGGGTGCAGGGGGCATCCTGGGGGTATTTGGAGGGTGCCTGGGTGTAATGGGAAGTATCTGAGAGGGGTCACAGGGGTGCCAAGGGGGtaccctggggtgctggggggggtgtggtCACCAAGGGAGAAATGGAGGAGAtgggtcggggggggggtggagagcgGTTCTCGGGGTATTTGAGGACACGGGGGAGGATTCTGGGGTTTGGGGCGGAGTTGAGGAGCCGgggaggtcgggggggggggggtgtccgggtACCCTCGTGGCGGTTGGCGTGCAGCACACGGGGCAGCAGCCGCTCCTGGCAGTACTTGCGCAGGGCGTCGCGCAGCAGCCGCTCCTCGGgggccagcagctcctccagccccagcgggTCCCGCCAGTCGAAGGCGGCTGCAGCTGGGGGGGAGTCAGCACCAGCCCTACGGCCGACCCACACATGTGCCCCCCCAGCAGCGAGGGGGCCGGGAGGGGGAGGCAGCTAGGGGTCTCAGCCCCCTGTCCCCACTCACCCTGCGACGGGGGGGCCGTGCCCCCCCAGCGGACTCCGGTCCGGACCAGGCGCAGCAGCGGGGCGGCGAGTCGCAGCGCcatgggggcctggggggggacggacacggcaGCTGGTCCAGGGACCCCCAACTGCCCccctcccagggacccccccaaccACTCCCCTAGAGATCCCCAAGACCCTTAAAcacccccagggcccccccaaggacccctctgctgcccccgcccccccagctGACCCCGACCCCCCCAACGGCCACAGGCCCCCCCCGCACCGTACGAGCTCGGCGGCGGCGAACGGGCCCAGAGGAGCCCGGAACGGCCCGGAGGAGCCCTCGGCCGTGACGTcccggggggtggggtggggcgtGACGAGGGGCGTGACGTTAACTCTTGCCTGCCCGGGCTCCGGGGTGGGGCCCAGGGCTGCGGGACCCCCAGACCACCGTCCGGACAgagctggggggagcggggggagttGGGGGATTTCGGGGGCCCGGGGGGTCCCCAGGACTGCGGCCGCGGCGCGATGACGTCTcgtgaccccccccccaccccgtccccacGGAGGCACACGTCGTGGGGTCGGTGCTGTACAGGCTTTATTGGTCCccgggcccccccggccccccctgtCCCGGGGGCGGGGCGTTTGCATAGCGAGAATGGGGGGGTGATGATGTCACGGGGGGGTGGTGAAGTCACCTGCTTGGCCGGCCCTTGCAGTGATGCCAGTTGCTGTAGTGTGACATCACTGCGTACCTGGGACGCGCCAGCCCCACTCGGTGACCTCACGGCGGCGAGATCACCGCTCGACACCAGTCATTGCCCCCACCCCACTGTCACCACAGCTGTGACACACACCATTCCCACACCTTCGGTTACATCAGAGGTGTGACAGCAGCACCCCTGTTACATGATAACTGTGACATCACCACTCCTACACCATCAGGGACACCGTAACTGTGACATCATCAAATCCACACCACCACCACCGACACTGTAGCTGTGACATCACCACTCCACCGGCACCAGTTGTGGCATCACTTTCACTCCCCAGTGGCTGCTGCCACTGTGATGTCACGGCTCCCCCTCCCCGAGTGACATCAGAGCTGTGCCCtcacccctcccaccccatctGTGACATCACCGCTGTGACATCAGTGGGGCAAGAACCAGGGGCAAAAGGGAAACtgtggtggggggaggggggggagacaCCCCaaggcaggggcggggggggctgccgggccgATGACATCACAccggggggggcgagggggggtgTCACAGTATTAACCCTTCGCGTACGCGGGgaggtgccgggggggggggggggctgcaagccGCTTCCCTGGCCGAGGCAGGCGGGGGCCCTGCATGCCTGGGGGTCCCCCCCTATTTACAGCCGCGGCAGGGGGGAAGCTcagcggccgggggggggggccggcgctCCGGGGGGGCCCCAGCGCCGCGTCCccgggggccgcgccgggccccaCCACCACGATGGGCACGGGGGGGCCCCCCGGGgcgccccccccgccgggccTGCTCGTGCTCCTGCACAGGGCTCAGCGCCTTGGGggggccccgcgccccccgctcGGGCTCTTCGCCCCCCGCGGGGGCGGCCTCGGCGCCGGGGGGGCCCCCCAGCAGGAGCGGCAGCTCCTGGCGGccgaggcggcgggcgggggcggcggggggcggcccctCGGCCGGGCTCTCCCCGTCCCACTCGGCCAGGCTCTGCAGCGGCGGCTCGGCCGGGAAGTCCTTGCGGGCGGCCTCCAGGCCGTGCTTGcggggcgcggccgccgccgccttctCGGGGGGGCCCCGGCGGGCCAGGCGGGGCGACTCGGCGGCCTTGGGGTGCAGCTTGGCGGGGAAGGCGGGGggcgaggcggcgggcggcgagggCGTGTGGGCCAGCGGCGAGAGCGGGATGCTGCCGGCCGACTTGCAGCGCGCTGCCCGGTACTGCCGCTGCAGCTTCGGGGAGAGGCCCTGCAGCGAGCTGGGCCGCAGGTGgggcccggccggcgccggcgagggCGGCGCGCTGGAGCCCGGCGAGCTGCTGGGCGGGGAGGCCcctgcgccggcggcggcgggtcagagccggccgcggggccggggcctccCGCCGCGACCGGGTTCGGGGGAGACCCCGGGGCCGCGGagcgcccgcccggccgcccctgCCGCCGTCCCTTTGCGGCTCACCGTAGCGCCCGTTTCCCCCAccgccctgccccggccccggcccctcacGGCCACCGTAGCCCCGACCCGCCCCCTTCCCGTGGCCCCGCCCCCTCGCTCGCCCCGCCCCGTTGCCATGGCGGCGCGTACCCGTCTCGGCGGCgcgcggcgggagggcggggtCCCGCGCGCGCGCGTGGGTGGGGGAGGCGGGCAGGCTGTCGGAGGAGGAGAGCGAGCGGCTCAGTGACGTCAGCGAGCGGCTCGTGTGCAGCAGCGACGCCTGTCGGGCCAGGTGCCGGAACAGCGCGCTGCGCCGCCTGCCGGCGGGGAGGAGAGTCACtgcggcggccgggccccgcccccgccccctgcTCCACCCACACACCCGGCCCcgcccccgagccccccccccccccagttaccCCCAGTTACCCCCCTCCGTCCCCACCTCTCGTGGCCGCCCCCGGCACCGCCCCGGCGGTTCCTCCGCGCCATCTTAGCCCGGGCGCTGCGGCGCCGCGCGGGGCCCAGGCGGATGGACGTGTTCTCCAGCGGCGTCGTTGTCACCAGCACCTTCGTCCCGCTCTGACGCACAGCGGGTCACTGCCACGCCCTGCCACGCCCTGCCACGCCCGGACCCGGGGCCCAcccccctgccagcacccacctccccaccGTGACCCAGGAGCCTGCTGTGaccccaccaggacccccaacCTGGCCGTGACCCATGACCCCCCCATGACCCCACTCTGACCT belongs to Harpia harpyja isolate bHarHar1 chromosome 10, bHarHar1 primary haplotype, whole genome shotgun sequence and includes:
- the GCDH gene encoding glutaryl-CoA dehydrogenase, mitochondrial, whose product is MALRLAAPLLRLVRTGVRWGGTAPPSQAAFDWRDPLGLEELLAPEERLLRDALRKYCQERLLPRVLHANRHEVFDREIVSEMGALGVLGPTIKGYGCAGTTSVGYGLVARELERVDSSYRSVLSVQSSLVMHPILAYGTPAQRDRFLPPLARGELLGCFGLTEPNHGSDPGRMETRARYNPSTKTYTLRGSKTWITNAPAADLCLVWAVCEEDGRVRGFLLERGMPGLSTPKIEGKFSLRASATGMILMDDVEVPEENLLPHADGLAGPFGCLTHARYGIAWGALGAAEACLETARQYVLDRSQFGGPLARNQLVQKKLADMVTEIALGLQACLRLGRLKDEGRAAPEMVSMLKRNSCGKALAIAREARDMLGGNGICDEYHVIRHLMNLEAVNTYEGTHDIHALILGRAITGIQAFAPSKPPAPRG